Proteins encoded together in one Betaproteobacteria bacterium window:
- a CDS encoding thiamine pyrophosphate-binding protein, which yields MPRMTGSRLVAEVFKSYGVTHVFFVPTILMDALAEMDSLGVQKILTHGEKAAVYMADGYARAKGAPGVCLAQQIGASNLAAGLRDPFMAHTPIIAMTGGPGTPGRYRHAYQEVEDLSQFDSVTKLNMTLDDLARLPDLLNHMFRAATSGAPGPVHMRLRGSHGQGIEGEADLTPIAEAQFGRVPPFRPAPEPERVRAAVEMLAAAQKPVIVAGGGLVASQAQAELIELAEKLHIPVATSLSAKGAILDNHPLSVGVVGTYSRVCANKAVSEADLVFFVGTHAGGQITATWKIPAPGTRVIQLDIDPEQLGRNYVNAVSLQGDAKVGLRMMIDAAPKRSGESTRAWTGRVQQLVSEWRAAADAMRNSDAVPMRPERICKEITAALPDDGVVVSDTGHAGMWSGQLIDIVRPGQRYIRCEGSLGWGLPGAMGVKCALPDRTVVLFTGDGGLYYHLPEFETAARHKINLVVVINNNSSLNQEIPLVQAAYKEKRDARSGEMWRFSKDADLARVAEALGCVGWRVETPAQLQEMLPRAFGLNKPVVLDCISDDQALAPTAWVPGGRASAY from the coding sequence ATGCCGAGGATGACCGGATCGCGTCTGGTCGCGGAAGTGTTCAAGAGCTACGGCGTCACGCACGTATTCTTCGTGCCGACGATCCTGATGGATGCGCTGGCCGAGATGGACAGCCTCGGCGTGCAGAAGATACTCACGCACGGCGAGAAGGCAGCGGTGTACATGGCCGATGGCTATGCGCGCGCCAAGGGCGCGCCAGGCGTTTGCCTTGCACAGCAGATCGGCGCCTCCAATCTCGCCGCCGGATTGCGCGATCCGTTCATGGCGCATACACCGATCATCGCCATGACGGGCGGTCCGGGAACGCCGGGCCGCTATCGCCACGCGTACCAGGAAGTCGAGGACCTGAGCCAGTTCGACTCGGTTACCAAGCTCAACATGACGCTCGACGACCTGGCGCGGCTGCCGGACCTGTTGAACCACATGTTTCGTGCCGCGACCTCGGGCGCACCGGGCCCGGTGCACATGCGCCTGCGCGGCTCGCACGGTCAGGGCATCGAGGGCGAGGCCGATCTCACGCCGATCGCCGAAGCGCAGTTCGGCCGCGTGCCGCCGTTTCGCCCTGCGCCCGAACCCGAGCGCGTGCGCGCAGCGGTCGAGATGCTCGCAGCCGCGCAGAAACCGGTGATCGTGGCGGGCGGCGGCCTGGTCGCATCGCAGGCTCAGGCCGAGCTCATCGAGCTCGCCGAGAAGCTGCACATTCCCGTGGCTACCTCGCTCAGTGCGAAAGGCGCGATTCTCGACAACCATCCCCTGTCGGTCGGCGTGGTCGGAACGTACTCGCGCGTCTGCGCCAACAAGGCCGTTTCGGAAGCCGACCTCGTGTTCTTCGTCGGCACGCACGCGGGCGGCCAGATCACCGCGACCTGGAAGATACCCGCGCCCGGCACGCGCGTGATCCAGCTCGACATCGATCCCGAGCAGCTCGGACGCAACTATGTCAATGCCGTATCGCTCCAGGGCGATGCGAAGGTCGGTTTGCGAATGATGATCGATGCAGCGCCGAAGCGCTCCGGCGAGAGCACGCGCGCGTGGACGGGCCGCGTGCAGCAGCTGGTCTCCGAGTGGCGTGCTGCGGCGGACGCGATGCGCAACTCCGACGCGGTGCCGATGCGCCCCGAGCGCATCTGCAAGGAGATCACCGCAGCGCTTCCGGACGATGGCGTGGTCGTTTCCGATACCGGCCACGCCGGGATGTGGTCCGGGCAGCTCATCGACATCGTAAGACCGGGCCAGCGCTACATCCGCTGCGAGGGCTCGCTCGGCTGGGGGTTGCCCGGTGCGATGGGCGTCAAGTGCGCGCTGCCCGACCGGACCGTGGTGCTCTTCACCGGCGACGGCGGGCTCTACTACCACTTGCCCGAGTTCGAGACCGCCGCCCGGCACAAGATCAACCTCGTGGTCGTGATCAACAACAACAGCTCGCTCAACCAGGAGATTCCGCTGGTGCAAGCGGCTTACAAGGAAAAGCGCGATGCCCGATCGGGCGAGATGTGGCGCTTTTCCAAGGACGCCGATCTGGCGAGGGTGGCCGAGGCACTTGGCTGCGTCGGCTGGCGGGTCGAGACGCCGGCCCAGTTGCAGGAGATGCTGCCGCGGGCATTCGGCCTGAACAAGCCGGTCGTGCTCGATTGCATCAGCGACGACCAGGCGCTCGCGCCCACGGCGTGGGTTCCCGGGGGTCGGGCGAGCGCTTATTGA
- a CDS encoding acyl-CoA dehydrogenase, with protein sequence MHFEYSDKVKHWQKVLTDFMDQHIYPNERRFDEEAARCDTSDYPALLLELRAKAKSQGLWNLFLPHSKHGAGFTNLEYAPLCEIMGRVYWAPFVFNCNAPDTGNMETLERYATEAQKQQWLEPMLEGEMSSNFAMTEPDVASSDATNIQATIRGDGDHYVINGRKWWSSGVLNTRCKLIIFMGKTDPDNSDKYRQQSMVLIPRDTPGVKILRHLTVFGYSDIPNAHGDVLYENVRVPKENILLGEGRGFEIAQGRLGPGRIHHCMRLIGASERALELMCKRARTRAPFGKTLAEQGVTRERIAEARIMIEQARLLVLKAAYMMDTVGNKVARREIAMIKVSAPNMALQVLDWAIQAHGGGGVCQDFPLAHQWARARILRFADGPDEVHRDQIARMELGKYREESTRA encoded by the coding sequence ATGCACTTCGAATATAGCGACAAGGTGAAGCACTGGCAGAAGGTCCTGACGGACTTCATGGACCAGCATATCTATCCGAACGAGCGCCGCTTCGACGAGGAGGCGGCGCGCTGCGACACCTCGGACTATCCGGCGCTGTTGCTCGAGCTGCGCGCCAAGGCGAAATCGCAGGGACTGTGGAACCTGTTCCTGCCGCATTCGAAGCACGGCGCCGGCTTCACCAATCTCGAATACGCGCCGCTGTGCGAGATCATGGGGCGGGTGTATTGGGCGCCGTTCGTGTTCAACTGCAACGCGCCCGACACCGGCAACATGGAAACGCTCGAGCGCTATGCCACCGAGGCGCAGAAGCAGCAATGGCTGGAGCCGATGCTCGAGGGCGAGATGAGCTCGAACTTCGCCATGACCGAGCCTGATGTCGCGTCCTCGGATGCGACCAACATCCAGGCGACCATCCGCGGCGACGGCGATCACTACGTCATCAACGGCCGCAAGTGGTGGTCCTCGGGCGTGCTCAACACACGCTGCAAGCTCATCATCTTCATGGGCAAGACCGACCCGGACAACAGCGACAAGTACCGCCAGCAGTCGATGGTGCTGATCCCGCGCGATACACCCGGCGTGAAGATCCTGCGCCACCTCACCGTGTTCGGCTATTCCGACATTCCGAACGCGCACGGCGACGTGCTGTACGAGAACGTGCGGGTGCCGAAGGAGAACATTCTGCTCGGCGAAGGGCGCGGCTTCGAGATCGCGCAGGGTCGTCTCGGCCCCGGACGCATCCATCACTGCATGCGCCTCATCGGCGCGTCGGAGCGGGCGCTGGAGCTGATGTGCAAGCGCGCGCGCACCCGGGCGCCGTTCGGCAAGACGCTGGCGGAGCAGGGCGTCACGCGCGAGCGCATCGCCGAGGCGCGCATCATGATCGAGCAGGCGCGCCTGCTCGTGCTCAAGGCCGCGTACATGATGGATACGGTGGGCAACAAGGTGGCGCGGCGAGAGATCGCGATGATCAAGGTGTCCGCGCCGAACATGGCGCTGCAGGTGCTCGACTGGGCGATCCAGGCGCATGGCGGCGGCGGCGTGTGCCAGGATTTCCCGCTCGCCCACCAATGGGCGCGCGCCCGCATCCTGCGCTTCGCCGACGGGCCGGACGAAGTCCATCGCGACCAGATCGCGCGCATGGAGCTCGGCAAGTACCGCGAGGAGAGCACGCGCGCATGA
- a CDS encoding phosphotransferase, which produces MIFHPAEPRVLAVLDWELSTLGHPLVDFAYHCLDWKLPPDMLGRLGGIDVEALGIPSMEAYAEAYCRRTGRQSIEHFDYYQAFGLFRIAAVHQGIVKRIEDGSISSPEARAVARPAYLADLGWQQVEKILARRR; this is translated from the coding sequence ATGATTTTCCATCCAGCCGAGCCGCGCGTGCTGGCGGTGCTCGACTGGGAGCTCTCCACGCTCGGGCACCCGCTGGTCGACTTTGCCTACCACTGCCTGGACTGGAAGCTGCCGCCTGACATGCTGGGGCGCCTGGGCGGCATCGACGTGGAAGCCCTCGGCATCCCCTCGATGGAAGCCTATGCCGAAGCTTACTGCCGCCGCACGGGGCGCCAGTCGATCGAGCACTTCGACTACTACCAGGCGTTCGGCCTGTTTCGCATCGCCGCGGTCCACCAGGGCATCGTCAAGCGGATCGAAGACGGCAGCATCTCGAGTCCCGAAGCGCGCGCGGTCGCCCGACCGGCTTACCTGGCCGACCTGGGCTGGCAACAGGTCGAGAAGATCCTCGCGCGACGGCGCTGA
- a CDS encoding NrdH-redoxin has translation MVVIDVLNDAGGRELLLNKYGLRRVPVLAKGDQYALGQMLDPFARLAGVPMPGAERLSPQALYEKYGMVFAAAQRYARQFPVEHFRERVIPHRPRLVRTLCYHVFRIGEAFLESWGGAEYSQGIADGEPPESWSGDDIARYGAGVWKRYETWWNGLDDRSLSRILKTYYGDTAAHLVFERCTWHSAQHCRQLVAVLERIGIEADGVLTASDLAGLPLPERLWE, from the coding sequence ATGGTGGTCATCGACGTGCTGAACGACGCGGGTGGCCGCGAGCTGCTGCTGAACAAGTATGGCTTGCGCAGGGTGCCGGTGCTCGCCAAGGGCGACCAGTACGCGTTGGGCCAGATGCTGGATCCTTTTGCCAGGCTGGCGGGCGTTCCGATGCCGGGTGCGGAGCGGCTCTCGCCGCAGGCGCTCTACGAAAAGTACGGCATGGTGTTCGCCGCGGCTCAGCGCTATGCACGCCAGTTTCCGGTTGAGCATTTCCGCGAGCGCGTCATTCCGCATCGGCCGCGTCTCGTCCGCACGCTCTGCTATCACGTGTTTCGCATCGGTGAAGCGTTCCTGGAAAGCTGGGGCGGCGCGGAGTACTCGCAGGGGATTGCGGACGGCGAGCCGCCGGAGTCGTGGAGCGGCGACGACATCGCCCGCTACGGCGCAGGCGTCTGGAAGCGCTACGAGACGTGGTGGAACGGGCTCGATGATCGCTCGCTTTCCCGCATCCTCAAAACCTACTACGGCGACACGGCCGCGCACCTCGTGTTCGAGCGCTGCACCTGGCACTCCGCCCAGCACTGCAGGCAGCTGGTTGCCGTGCTCGAGCGCATCGGCATCGAGGCCGACGGGGTGCTCACGGCTTCG
- a CDS encoding amidohydrolase family protein: MAREGYLILDSDLHMMEPDDLWARYLDEPHRANPPRFFGGQQQQLTSSAEDKGNADTIRGMEVQGLAIPAFAKSAGADAQSRELRRRSRSRHPHFNVARSRGFDAPSTLTAMDIEGIDVAVMYGTRGRQILCHDDLAPDYAAALARAYNNWAADYCKTDPQRLKFAAQIAMHDIGMAAEEARRCVRDLGAVAVIGCPNPVNGQHLHDEACEPLWNELERLDVPIGFHPTGNSSLKDDAGRRFVGHANFHPIAHAIRNPVEHMGAIGSMTTGGVLERHPKLRCAFLEGTAGWLDWWLWRLDDHWEKFGPGCEVQLSMPPSEYFKRQCYIALDVDEEPAVDAINKLGAQYFVVSSDYPHSDGAFPEAIAQFLGLPLSDEQRRKILWDNCARLYAIETPAQALTRSRSDATAA, from the coding sequence ATGGCACGCGAAGGCTACCTGATACTCGACAGCGACCTGCACATGATGGAGCCCGACGATCTCTGGGCCCGATACCTGGACGAGCCGCACCGGGCGAATCCGCCGCGCTTCTTCGGCGGCCAGCAGCAGCAGTTGACGTCCAGCGCCGAAGACAAGGGCAATGCCGACACCATCCGGGGGATGGAAGTGCAGGGGCTCGCGATTCCGGCATTCGCGAAGTCGGCGGGCGCGGACGCGCAAAGCCGCGAATTGCGACGGCGCAGCCGTTCGCGCCATCCGCATTTCAATGTCGCTCGATCGCGCGGGTTCGATGCGCCATCGACCCTGACCGCGATGGATATCGAAGGCATCGACGTCGCGGTGATGTACGGCACGCGCGGGCGCCAGATCCTTTGCCACGACGATCTGGCTCCCGACTATGCCGCCGCGCTCGCCCGCGCCTACAACAATTGGGCCGCCGATTATTGCAAGACGGACCCGCAACGGCTCAAGTTCGCCGCGCAAATCGCGATGCACGATATCGGCATGGCTGCCGAGGAGGCACGCCGCTGCGTGCGCGATCTGGGCGCGGTCGCCGTCATCGGTTGCCCCAATCCGGTCAACGGCCAGCACTTGCACGACGAAGCGTGCGAGCCGCTATGGAACGAGCTCGAGCGCCTCGATGTACCGATCGGCTTCCATCCCACCGGCAACAGCTCGCTCAAGGACGATGCGGGCAGACGTTTCGTCGGGCACGCGAACTTCCATCCGATCGCGCATGCCATCCGCAACCCGGTCGAGCACATGGGCGCGATCGGCAGCATGACGACGGGTGGCGTGCTGGAACGGCATCCGAAGCTGCGCTGCGCTTTCCTCGAAGGCACGGCCGGGTGGCTGGATTGGTGGCTATGGCGCCTCGACGACCATTGGGAGAAGTTCGGCCCGGGTTGCGAAGTGCAATTGTCGATGCCGCCGAGCGAGTACTTCAAGCGCCAGTGCTACATCGCGCTCGATGTGGACGAAGAGCCGGCGGTCGACGCGATCAACAAGCTGGGCGCGCAATACTTCGTCGTCTCCAGCGACTACCCGCATTCGGACGGCGCGTTTCCCGAGGCGATCGCGCAATTCCTCGGTCTGCCGCTTTCCGACGAGCAACGGCGCAAGATCCTGTGGGACAACTGCGCCCGGCTCTATGCGATCGAGACGCCGGCGCAGGCGTTGACACGCAGCCGTAGCGACGCCACGGCCGCTTAG
- a CDS encoding glucose 1-dehydrogenase: MKLFSLTEKVAIVTGSTRGIGRAIVEQMALAGAKVVVSSRKPEACDKTLAELKAAGHEAIAVACNVGYKDQCERLIRTTLDTWGRVDALVLNAAINPYFGPMQDMSDEVFDKMIATNLKAQLWLCKLVCPQMAALGGGAIVIISSIAALRGNSKQGMYGLCKAADIQLARNLALEWGAQGTRANAISPGLVKTDFARVLYEDPERLKRRLESIALGRLGEPNDIAGIAVCLASDAGRFVTGQNFVVDGGETIRENI; this comes from the coding sequence ATGAAGCTCTTCAGCCTGACCGAAAAAGTCGCCATTGTCACCGGATCGACCCGCGGTATCGGCCGCGCCATCGTCGAGCAGATGGCGCTGGCGGGCGCCAAGGTCGTCGTCTCGAGCCGCAAGCCCGAGGCGTGCGACAAGACGCTCGCCGAGCTGAAAGCCGCCGGTCACGAAGCGATCGCCGTTGCCTGCAATGTCGGTTACAAGGACCAGTGCGAGCGCCTGATCCGAACGACGCTCGATACCTGGGGCCGCGTCGATGCGCTGGTGCTCAACGCCGCGATCAATCCCTACTTCGGCCCGATGCAGGACATGAGCGACGAGGTGTTCGACAAGATGATCGCGACCAACCTCAAGGCGCAGCTGTGGCTGTGCAAGCTCGTCTGCCCGCAGATGGCCGCGCTCGGCGGCGGGGCCATCGTCATCATCTCCTCGATCGCCGCGTTGCGCGGCAACTCGAAACAGGGGATGTACGGCTTGTGCAAGGCCGCCGACATCCAGCTCGCGCGCAATCTCGCCCTGGAATGGGGCGCGCAGGGCACCCGGGCGAACGCGATCTCTCCGGGATTGGTGAAGACCGACTTCGCGCGCGTGCTGTACGAGGATCCCGAGCGCCTGAAACGGCGGCTGGAATCGATTGCACTCGGGCGACTGGGCGAACCGAACGACATCGCAGGAATCGCCGTCTGCCTCGCCTCGGACGCCGGGCGCTTCGTCACCGGGCAGAACTTCGTCGTCGACGGCGGCGAAACGATTCGCGAGAACATCTGA
- a CDS encoding zinc-binding dehydrogenase → MKAVLCKAWGPPESLLLEECAPLVAEPGKVVVSVKAAGVNFPDTLIIQNKYQHKPPLPFSPGSEVAGVVKAVGAGVEGWKVGERVIAQTTYGGFAEEVLAEPDHLIAMPEGMDFASAATLGLAYGTSYYGLIERGRLRAGETLLVLGASGGVGIAAIEIGKILGAKVIACASNDAKLAVCRAHGADETINYATEDMRARVKAITGGKGVDVVYDPVGGPYTEPALRDMAWGGRLLVVGFAAGDIPKIPLNLPLIKGCSIVGVWWGAFAKRDWAQHQANIAQLGHWFAEEKIKPHISATYPLARAADALNALARREVAGKVVLTTDR, encoded by the coding sequence ATGAAGGCGGTTTTGTGCAAGGCCTGGGGACCGCCCGAATCGTTGCTGCTCGAAGAATGCGCGCCGCTTGTCGCCGAACCGGGCAAGGTCGTCGTGAGCGTCAAGGCGGCCGGCGTCAACTTTCCCGATACGCTGATCATTCAGAACAAGTACCAGCACAAGCCGCCGCTGCCGTTCTCGCCCGGCTCCGAAGTGGCGGGCGTGGTGAAAGCGGTTGGTGCCGGGGTCGAGGGCTGGAAAGTCGGCGAGCGCGTGATCGCGCAAACGACCTACGGCGGCTTCGCCGAGGAAGTGCTGGCCGAGCCCGATCACCTGATCGCGATGCCGGAAGGGATGGACTTCGCGAGCGCCGCAACCCTGGGGCTCGCCTACGGTACGTCGTACTACGGCCTCATCGAGCGCGGCCGCTTGCGCGCCGGCGAGACGCTCCTCGTGCTCGGCGCCTCGGGTGGCGTCGGGATCGCCGCGATCGAGATCGGCAAGATTCTGGGCGCGAAGGTGATCGCGTGCGCGTCGAACGACGCGAAGCTCGCGGTATGCCGGGCCCACGGCGCCGACGAAACCATCAACTACGCGACCGAGGACATGCGCGCCCGAGTGAAAGCAATCACCGGGGGCAAGGGCGTGGACGTTGTTTACGATCCGGTCGGCGGGCCGTATACCGAACCGGCGCTGCGCGACATGGCCTGGGGCGGGCGCCTGCTGGTGGTCGGATTCGCGGCCGGCGACATCCCGAAAATTCCTCTGAATCTGCCGCTCATCAAAGGCTGCAGCATCGTCGGCGTATGGTGGGGCGCATTCGCCAAGCGCGACTGGGCGCAGCACCAGGCCAACATCGCACAACTGGGCCACTGGTTTGCCGAGGAAAAAATCAAGCCGCACATCTCGGCGACCTATCCGCTCGCGCGTGCGGCCGATGCTCTGAACGCGCTCGCGCGGCGCGAAGTAGCCGGCAAGGTGGTGCTGACGACCGACCGCTGA